The Dehalococcoidales bacterium genomic sequence GGTACCTCAGGCAACCAGGATGCTTAGAATCTCTCGAATGTGGTTATAAGGCAGGGAGATGTGCGCTTCGTCCTTCAGGAATGTAGCGTGGCATTTCGGGATGGCATCAGCAATATAGCGGCCGACCGAGACAGGAACATTGAGGTCCAGCTCCCCGTGCCACAGGTGGATCTCAACGGGTATGTCCTGAAGTCGGAATCGCCACGGGCGCGTGTATAGCGCAGCTTCGTGATGAGTACCGCCAATACCCGACCGAAACGCTTCTAGCAACATATCGACATACACTTTCGTCGCCTCAGGCTGGTCCAGCAGTAGCCTGTCCGGTTCTGCGAACTTCTCCTTCGACCGCGATACGAACTGGTCCGGATTCTTCCGCAGGCCCATAGCGAACAACATCAACAACATCCTTCGTATCACCGAAGGCTTCCCGGGAATGGTCCATGATGCCCCCTCTTTGATACGAGGTGCTTCAAAGGGACCCATTCCACAGACTACTGCCGTCGCGGTCAGGCGTTCGGGGATCTTATAGGCGCAGGCACAGGCATAAGGCCCACCCCCGGAGATTCCCAGCACAGCGAAACGGTCGACCTGCAGCACGTCCGCCATC encodes the following:
- a CDS encoding alpha/beta hydrolase — protein: MGSDRSDQTIKLKDGRTLGYAEYGAPEGKPVFYFHGFPGSRLDWPLSDADDSAAELNARIVAVDRPGMGLSDFKRGREILDWPDDVIEMADVLQVDRFAVLGISGGGPYACACAYKIPERLTATAVVCGMGPFEAPRIKEGASWTIPGKPSVIRRMLLMLFAMGLRKNPDQFVSRSKEKFAEPDRLLLDQPEATKVYVDMLLEAFRSGIGGTHHEAALYTRPWRFRLQDIPVEIHLWHGELDLNVPVSVGRYIADAIPKCHATFLKDEAHISLPYNHIREILSILVA